A single Anatilimnocola floriformis DNA region contains:
- a CDS encoding CPBP family intramembrane glutamic endopeptidase produces MLQAYSSLLLTLFFGGFVVWGWLIWRLVKGEPILPRESRRPVPWSLVDLCLTFVLYIVVSIAAVSIVKPVSEQFASVDNEAVEEFEPNLPTDETERSLPMWKTMIALDTGVKALVAGLMLAFIVLRYGASLADFGLSVQHLANDVRIGVITFLGMYLPMIALQAALVYGLEWKYDHPLIESVTESKDVMLFALAIIATSVSAPLIEEFAFRGLLQGWLEKCCSGRSTYAELVTGEQNFSAQELAAQRRPEKEPLAENPNAPPVPTEETEAAVEPRDQVPPTRRDWLAIVASTIVFSLLHYSHGPAWIPLLIFGAATGFVYQRTHRIVPGIVAHFLLNTTTMFGLWIQVFGPKLPE; encoded by the coding sequence ATGTTGCAGGCCTATTCTTCGCTGCTGCTGACCCTTTTTTTCGGTGGCTTCGTCGTTTGGGGCTGGCTCATCTGGCGGCTCGTGAAGGGGGAACCCATCTTGCCGCGCGAATCGCGACGGCCGGTGCCGTGGTCGCTCGTCGACCTGTGTTTGACCTTTGTCCTCTACATCGTGGTTTCGATCGCTGCGGTCTCGATCGTGAAACCGGTTTCGGAGCAATTTGCGTCGGTCGACAACGAAGCCGTGGAAGAATTCGAACCCAATTTGCCAACTGACGAGACTGAGCGCTCGCTGCCGATGTGGAAGACGATGATCGCACTCGATACGGGTGTGAAAGCGCTTGTTGCCGGACTGATGCTGGCCTTCATCGTGCTACGTTACGGAGCCAGCCTCGCCGATTTCGGCCTATCGGTTCAACATCTGGCCAACGACGTGCGCATCGGCGTGATTACGTTCCTGGGAATGTATCTACCGATGATCGCCTTGCAGGCTGCGCTGGTGTATGGCCTGGAGTGGAAGTACGACCATCCGCTGATCGAGAGCGTGACCGAGTCGAAGGACGTGATGCTCTTTGCGCTCGCCATCATTGCCACGTCGGTGAGCGCGCCGCTGATCGAGGAATTTGCATTCCGCGGCTTGCTGCAAGGTTGGCTGGAGAAATGTTGCTCAGGCCGCTCGACGTACGCGGAACTTGTTACCGGCGAGCAAAACTTCAGCGCCCAAGAGCTGGCTGCTCAGCGACGGCCTGAAAAAGAGCCGCTCGCGGAAAATCCCAACGCACCGCCTGTACCCACGGAAGAAACGGAAGCAGCCGTCGAGCCTCGTGACCAAGTGCCGCCCACCCGCCGCGATTGGCTGGCGATTGTTGCCAGCACGATCGTCTTTTCGTTGCTGCATTATTCGCACGGCCCGGCCTGGATTCCGCTGCTGATTTTTGGCGCCGCGACTGGCTTCGTTTATCAGCGGACGCATCGGATCGTCCCCGGCATCGTCGCCCACTTCCTGCTCAACACCACCACCATGTTTGGCCTGTGGATCCAAGTGTTTGGCCCAAAATTGCCAGAGTGA
- a CDS encoding phage holin family protein, with protein MATDIYQPQTSEPSLTQLLSGIITDAQELLRQQLAMLRTEMKEDVRRTKQALVALVCGLALASVGVTLLCFMAVYGLQAAFALPLWACFGIVGGLLAAAGGGAFYAAVIQFNAFNPLPDESAQALKENLQWISHPK; from the coding sequence ATGGCGACCGATATATACCAGCCACAAACGTCTGAGCCTAGTTTGACGCAACTCCTGAGCGGCATCATCACCGATGCCCAGGAACTATTGCGGCAGCAGTTGGCGATGCTCCGCACCGAAATGAAGGAAGACGTTCGCCGCACCAAGCAAGCTCTGGTCGCACTCGTGTGCGGCCTCGCCTTGGCCTCGGTGGGCGTCACGCTTCTCTGCTTCATGGCTGTGTATGGCTTGCAGGCGGCGTTCGCTTTGCCGCTGTGGGCCTGCTTCGGCATCGTCGGCGGCTTGCTGGCTGCGGCGGGTGGCGGAGCTTTCTACGCCGCCGTCATTCAATTCAACGCGTTCAACCCCCTGCCCGATGAATCGGCGCAAGCTCTGAAGGAGAATCTGCAATGGATCAGTCATCCGAAATAA
- a CDS encoding SMP-30/gluconolactonase/LRE family protein — MSGRTILVLVSVIMLSSSAAGQSSWQPSQRYPDPAIKIIDPSFAKYRINSAKVEKLAEGLRWAEGPVWFGDGRYLLWSDIPNNCMMKWDEETGAVSVFRKPSNNANGNTRDRQGRLITCEHLGRRVTRTEYDGSLTVIADSFEGKRLNSPNDVVCKSDGSIWFSDPQFGILGFYEGEVAPVELPTNLYRWDPTTKKLSVVAGDIARPNGLAFSPDESKLYVVESGVTPRVIRVYRVDGAQLTDGAPFITAETDGTPDGFRVDVDGNLWCGWGMGKEGLDGVAIFNPQGKLIGRIDLPERCANLCFGGRHRNRLFMCSSTSIYSLYVNTQGVSGG; from the coding sequence ATGAGCGGCCGAACCATTCTCGTGCTAGTGAGTGTCATCATGCTAAGCAGCAGCGCCGCGGGGCAAAGTTCATGGCAACCGAGCCAGCGTTATCCCGATCCTGCCATCAAGATCATTGATCCGAGCTTCGCGAAGTACCGGATTAATTCCGCGAAAGTAGAGAAGCTTGCCGAAGGGCTCCGCTGGGCCGAAGGGCCGGTTTGGTTCGGCGATGGCCGCTACTTGCTGTGGAGCGACATTCCCAACAACTGCATGATGAAGTGGGACGAAGAGACCGGCGCGGTGAGCGTCTTTCGCAAACCATCGAACAACGCCAACGGCAACACCCGCGACCGCCAAGGCCGGCTGATCACCTGCGAGCATCTCGGCCGGCGCGTAACGCGCACGGAGTACGACGGCTCGCTGACAGTGATCGCGGACAGCTTTGAGGGCAAGCGGCTCAACTCCCCCAACGATGTCGTCTGCAAATCCGACGGCTCGATCTGGTTCAGCGATCCACAGTTCGGCATCCTGGGTTTCTACGAAGGAGAAGTCGCGCCGGTCGAATTGCCGACGAATCTTTATCGCTGGGATCCGACGACAAAAAAACTCAGCGTCGTCGCCGGCGACATCGCCCGTCCGAATGGCTTGGCGTTTTCGCCCGACGAATCGAAGCTCTACGTTGTCGAATCGGGCGTCACGCCGCGCGTGATTCGCGTCTATCGCGTCGACGGAGCGCAACTCACCGACGGAGCGCCCTTCATCACTGCCGAAACCGATGGTACCCCCGACGGCTTCCGAGTCGACGTCGACGGCAACCTCTGGTGCGGTTGGGGGATGGGCAAGGAAGGCCTCGACGGCGTGGCCATCTTCAATCCGCAGGGCAAACTCATCGGCCGCATCGACCTGCCGGAGCGGTGTGCCAACCTCTGCTTCGGGGGCCGCCACCGGAACCGCCTGTTCATGTGCAGCAGCACTTCGATTTATTCGCTGTATGTAAATACTCAAGGCGTAAGTGGTGGTTAA
- a CDS encoding DUF7133 domain-containing protein, producing MNGWNRAAVAGQRSFRALAICALATQFLALSLIPNHARAQEMAGEAQWIWTPAHKKDSVPERTDCHFRKSFTLKDPEAATLAIAADDQYELFVNGKRIGNGESTRKLDEYEITKSLVRGPNVVAVRVTNKTSGSAALVVRLTVKEKGAGWKSFSTDETWKTQLRPFPLWNTALYSDRAWESATSFGLLGATAPWDRREEAPVAAEVHRNERFDISPEFEVQQLMTGDQVGSLIACTFNEFGNLLVSREGGPLLMVFDSNGDKQFDKVRTYCDKVKSCQGILALNGEVFVTGDGPDGPGLYRCGDRDRDGLLEDVKTIMKLPTENPEHGGHGIVLGPDGLIYVMLGNHVQLPQGTDTGSPHRDFYEGDLVGPKYEDPTGHATGIKAPGAVVIRTDPVGSGIQIVAGGFRNPYDLCFNREGEIFVHDADMESDEGLPWYRPTRLTHVLPGGEYGWRSGWSKWPEYYIDSLPATLDTGKGSPTGIVAYNHHMFPLRYHGAIFTADWSQGKITALKMKHNGASYQATPEIFLQGNPLNVTDLDVGPDGALYFVTGGRGTSGGVYCVKWRGQVPEQISNVGTGLSAVIRQPQIGSAWARQNVAALKKQLGPEWNPSIIGVAQSAANPANYRLQALDLMQLYGPEPTPELLLQLSNEQNEVVRAKAAQLMGLHPSEDGHVRLIEMLDDNDRFVRRSACEALSRGDQAPPVDKLLKMLASDDRYESWSARRLLERMPVATWKKKVLEAPGHRLLVQGGLALMIAHPTKEHAIEVVQQVQKHMQTFVSDGDFIDLLRLSQVAISRGEVPSDEIVGFRRLLSEEFPSGEPTMNRELVRLLVGLQDTSVTPRYLEYLKSGVTDADKLHVAMHLRFIETGWTPEQRLELLKFYEQANAKKGGGSYARYIINATRDFAKTMTESEARVVLAQGSDMPNSALGALYTLPEQLDETTLQSLIELDTKLADRQGDAFQRLKVGIVAVMSRSADDASYAYLRKVWERDPDRRQAIAVGLSQKPEGDNWPYLVRSLPTLEVNAAREVLGKLATVAQAPEEVDPYRHVILLGLKMREKGSDPAIELLEFWTGEELGKDEETPVKLAAWQKWFTEKYPDQPEAVIPAQPDAKYTFDALYTYLNGDEAEKAVATRGADIFVKAQCAKCHRFGDKGESMGPDLTTLSSRFTKREILESIYYPSLHISSQYQAKTILTTDGKTFSGIVAPGAGGETVVLTNTGARITFPAATVEEIKPSKVSAMPSGLLETLTPEEIADLMAYLQRHNKTGIARRPLEKLDR from the coding sequence ATGAACGGATGGAACCGTGCAGCGGTCGCTGGGCAACGCAGTTTTCGCGCGCTAGCGATCTGTGCTTTGGCCACGCAATTTCTGGCGTTGAGCCTGATCCCGAATCACGCGCGCGCTCAAGAGATGGCAGGCGAAGCGCAATGGATCTGGACGCCGGCCCATAAGAAGGACTCGGTCCCCGAGCGGACCGATTGCCACTTCCGCAAATCCTTCACCTTGAAAGATCCTGAAGCCGCGACTCTCGCGATCGCCGCCGATGATCAGTACGAACTGTTCGTCAACGGCAAGCGGATCGGCAACGGCGAATCGACGCGCAAGCTCGATGAATACGAAATTACCAAGTCGTTGGTTCGCGGCCCCAATGTGGTCGCCGTTCGCGTGACGAATAAAACATCCGGCTCGGCTGCCCTCGTCGTTCGCTTGACGGTGAAGGAAAAGGGAGCTGGCTGGAAATCGTTTTCGACCGACGAAACCTGGAAGACGCAGCTGCGGCCGTTCCCGCTGTGGAACACCGCGCTCTATTCCGACCGCGCTTGGGAATCGGCTACTTCGTTTGGACTGCTTGGCGCGACGGCTCCTTGGGATCGTCGTGAAGAAGCGCCCGTCGCTGCCGAAGTGCATCGCAATGAGCGTTTCGACATCTCGCCGGAGTTTGAAGTTCAACAGTTGATGACTGGTGATCAGGTGGGCTCGCTGATTGCCTGCACGTTCAACGAATTCGGCAACCTGCTGGTTTCGCGCGAAGGTGGCCCGCTGCTGATGGTCTTCGACAGCAACGGCGACAAGCAGTTCGACAAGGTTCGCACCTACTGCGACAAGGTGAAAAGTTGCCAAGGCATTCTCGCTCTCAACGGCGAAGTCTTTGTGACTGGCGATGGCCCTGATGGTCCAGGCTTGTATCGCTGCGGCGATCGCGATCGCGACGGCCTGCTCGAAGACGTCAAGACGATCATGAAGTTGCCGACGGAAAATCCGGAGCACGGCGGCCACGGCATTGTGCTCGGGCCCGATGGCTTGATCTATGTGATGCTCGGCAATCACGTGCAGTTGCCGCAGGGAACCGACACGGGCAGCCCGCATCGTGACTTTTACGAAGGTGATCTCGTCGGGCCGAAGTACGAAGATCCGACGGGCCATGCCACGGGCATTAAGGCTCCGGGCGCGGTGGTGATTCGCACCGATCCGGTGGGCAGCGGCATTCAGATTGTCGCTGGCGGTTTCCGCAACCCGTACGACCTGTGCTTCAATCGCGAAGGCGAAATCTTCGTGCACGATGCCGACATGGAATCGGACGAAGGCTTGCCCTGGTATCGCCCGACGCGGCTCACGCACGTGCTGCCCGGCGGCGAATATGGCTGGCGGAGCGGTTGGTCGAAATGGCCTGAGTATTACATCGATTCGCTGCCGGCCACGCTCGATACGGGCAAGGGTTCGCCGACCGGCATCGTCGCTTACAACCACCACATGTTTCCGCTGCGATACCACGGCGCCATTTTCACGGCTGACTGGTCGCAGGGAAAAATCACCGCGCTGAAGATGAAGCACAACGGTGCTTCTTATCAAGCCACGCCGGAAATCTTTCTACAAGGCAATCCACTCAACGTTACCGACCTCGATGTCGGCCCCGACGGTGCGTTGTACTTCGTGACCGGCGGCCGCGGTACCTCGGGCGGCGTGTATTGCGTGAAGTGGCGGGGCCAGGTTCCCGAGCAAATTTCCAATGTTGGCACCGGCCTTTCGGCTGTCATTCGTCAGCCGCAAATCGGCAGTGCTTGGGCTCGGCAGAATGTCGCCGCGCTGAAGAAGCAACTCGGTCCGGAATGGAATCCCAGCATTATCGGCGTCGCGCAATCGGCGGCCAACCCTGCGAACTATCGCTTGCAGGCCCTCGATTTGATGCAACTCTATGGTCCCGAGCCGACTCCGGAATTGCTACTGCAGCTTTCGAACGAACAAAACGAAGTCGTCCGCGCCAAGGCGGCCCAACTGATGGGCCTGCATCCGAGCGAGGATGGCCATGTCCGCCTGATCGAGATGCTGGATGACAACGATCGGTTTGTACGCCGCAGTGCATGCGAAGCTCTCTCGCGCGGCGACCAAGCTCCTCCGGTCGACAAGCTGCTGAAGATGCTCGCCTCGGATGATCGCTACGAATCATGGTCGGCCCGGCGGCTGCTCGAGCGGATGCCGGTCGCGACTTGGAAAAAGAAAGTCCTCGAAGCCCCAGGGCATCGCTTGCTCGTGCAAGGCGGCCTGGCGCTGATGATCGCGCATCCCACGAAGGAGCACGCCATCGAAGTTGTCCAGCAGGTGCAGAAGCACATGCAGACCTTCGTTAGCGACGGCGACTTCATCGATCTGCTCCGTTTGTCGCAAGTCGCCATTAGCCGCGGCGAAGTGCCGAGTGACGAAATCGTCGGCTTCCGTCGTCTTCTCTCCGAGGAGTTTCCTTCTGGCGAACCGACGATGAACCGCGAACTGGTTCGGTTGCTCGTCGGCCTGCAAGACACGAGCGTCACGCCGCGGTATCTCGAATATCTGAAATCAGGCGTCACCGACGCCGACAAGTTGCACGTGGCGATGCACCTACGGTTTATCGAAACCGGTTGGACGCCGGAGCAACGCCTGGAACTGCTGAAGTTCTACGAACAAGCCAATGCGAAGAAGGGTGGCGGCAGCTATGCCCGCTACATCATCAACGCGACGCGTGATTTTGCGAAGACGATGACCGAATCCGAAGCCCGCGTGGTTCTCGCGCAAGGTTCGGACATGCCGAACTCGGCGCTCGGTGCGCTTTATACGTTGCCAGAGCAACTCGACGAAACCACGTTGCAATCGCTGATCGAGCTCGATACCAAGCTCGCCGATCGTCAGGGTGATGCCTTCCAACGCTTGAAGGTCGGCATCGTGGCCGTGATGTCGCGCAGTGCGGACGACGCTTCGTACGCCTATCTCCGCAAAGTTTGGGAGCGCGATCCCGATCGCCGCCAGGCCATTGCGGTTGGTCTGTCGCAAAAGCCTGAGGGCGACAACTGGCCGTACCTCGTCCGCAGCTTGCCGACGCTTGAAGTGAACGCCGCTCGCGAAGTTCTCGGCAAACTGGCAACGGTCGCGCAAGCTCCCGAAGAGGTCGATCCCTATCGCCACGTCATTCTGCTCGGCCTGAAGATGCGGGAAAAAGGTTCCGACCCTGCCATCGAACTGCTGGAGTTCTGGACGGGCGAAGAACTGGGCAAGGATGAAGAAACGCCGGTGAAACTGGCGGCCTGGCAGAAGTGGTTCACCGAAAAATATCCCGATCAGCCCGAAGCGGTCATCCCCGCGCAGCCCGATGCGAAGTACACCTTCGATGCTCTCTACACCTATCTGAATGGTGATGAAGCCGAGAAAGCCGTCGCCACTCGTGGCGCCGATATTTTCGTCAAAGCTCAGTGTGCCAAGTGCCACCGCTTTGGCGACAAAGGCGAGTCGATGGGGCCGGATCTGACGACGCTGTCGAGCCGCTTCACGAAGCGGGAGATTCTAGAGTCGATCTATTACCCATCGCTTCACATCTCGTCGCAGTATCAGGCGAAGACAATCCTTACGACCGACGGCAAGACCTTCAGCGGCATTGTCGCTCCAGGTGCTGGTGGCGAAACGGTTGTCCTCACCAACACGGGTGCTCGGATCACGTTCCCGGCAGCGACGGTAGAAGAGATCAAGCCAAGCAAAGTTTCGGCCATGCCGAGTGGCTTGCTCGAAACGCTCACGCCGGAAGAGATCGCCGACCTGATGGCGTATCTGCAGCGGCACAACAAAACGGGCATCGCCCGCCGGCCGCTGGAAAAGCTTGATCGTTAG
- the pgsA gene encoding CDP-diacylglycerol--glycerol-3-phosphate 3-phosphatidyltransferase, with protein sequence MTSKKKSSPAHKVAVSATAKENVIWNVPNVITMARLVLSIAVFALIPLQQFTAALVVFLIAAGTDWADGYWARKYGEVTKLGRVLDPFVDKIIICGTFIFLAAEQNSGITAWMATVVMGREMLVTALRSVIEGSGGDFSAKWAGKIKMVVQCIAVVASLLVLRHLAIYKDTLPVEDWLKYTLIASAWGAIAITIYSGLEYVMIAARKI encoded by the coding sequence ATGACAAGCAAGAAAAAATCCTCTCCCGCGCACAAGGTCGCCGTCTCTGCCACGGCGAAGGAAAACGTCATTTGGAACGTGCCGAACGTCATTACGATGGCGCGGCTGGTGCTGTCGATTGCGGTCTTCGCCTTGATTCCGCTGCAACAGTTTACGGCGGCCCTCGTGGTTTTTCTGATCGCTGCCGGCACCGATTGGGCCGATGGGTATTGGGCCCGCAAGTACGGTGAAGTGACCAAGCTTGGCCGCGTGCTCGATCCATTCGTCGACAAGATCATTATCTGCGGCACGTTTATCTTTCTAGCGGCGGAGCAGAACTCCGGCATCACTGCGTGGATGGCCACGGTCGTGATGGGGCGCGAGATGCTCGTCACCGCGCTGCGTAGCGTCATCGAAGGGAGCGGCGGCGATTTTTCGGCGAAGTGGGCCGGGAAGATCAAGATGGTTGTGCAATGCATCGCCGTTGTGGCGAGCCTGCTCGTGCTGCGACATTTGGCAATCTACAAAGACACGCTGCCGGTCGAAGATTGGCTGAAGTACACGCTCATCGCGTCGGCCTGGGGCGCGATTGCGATCACGATTTACTCCGGCCTCGAATACGTCATGATCGCGGCGCGAAAAATCTAA
- a CDS encoding ribonuclease D has product MRYEYITSQQHLRDFCQVIADAEIIAFDTEFVSEDTYLPELCLVQVAADGHLGIIDPLEFSDLSPFWELLTRPGKETLVHAGREEFRFCLRALGRRPTNWFDVQLAAGMMGLEYPASYGTLVQKLLGKSLSKDETRTDWRRRPLSPRQIEYGLQDVVDLQSIRSVLHSRLNELGRLDWVTTELNDWQDDMERSESGEKWRRIGGLSGMNPRALAIVRELWTWRDDEGERRNIPTRRILRDDLLLELAKRQTSDPKRMRAVRGMERGEVLRHLPKIGACVDRAMALPDEELPKTERRSSRPQLNLLGQFLSTALGSICRSAQVAPNLAGTAQDVRDLIAYRLELGGFEPGEIPLLATGWRAQVVGSVIDDLLRGNLAIRIADPLDHEPLVFEKCEPAE; this is encoded by the coding sequence GTGCGGTACGAATACATTACTTCGCAGCAACACCTGCGCGATTTCTGCCAGGTGATTGCCGATGCAGAGATCATCGCTTTCGATACGGAGTTCGTCTCCGAAGATACGTATCTACCCGAATTGTGCCTGGTGCAAGTCGCCGCCGATGGCCATCTGGGGATCATCGATCCGCTGGAATTCAGCGATCTGAGCCCGTTTTGGGAGCTCCTCACGCGGCCCGGCAAAGAAACGCTCGTCCATGCAGGACGGGAAGAGTTTCGCTTTTGCCTGCGAGCCCTGGGACGACGCCCCACGAACTGGTTCGACGTGCAACTCGCGGCTGGCATGATGGGGCTGGAATATCCGGCTTCGTACGGCACGCTGGTGCAAAAACTGCTCGGCAAAAGCCTGTCGAAAGACGAAACCCGCACCGATTGGCGACGCCGCCCGCTGTCGCCGCGTCAAATCGAATATGGTTTGCAGGATGTCGTCGATCTGCAGTCGATTCGCAGCGTGCTCCACTCGCGGCTGAACGAACTGGGCCGGCTCGACTGGGTCACGACCGAACTCAACGACTGGCAAGACGACATGGAGCGGTCGGAGTCGGGCGAAAAGTGGCGACGGATCGGCGGTTTGTCCGGCATGAACCCGCGGGCCCTGGCCATTGTTCGCGAGCTTTGGACCTGGCGCGACGATGAAGGGGAACGCCGCAACATTCCAACGCGGCGCATCCTTCGCGACGACCTGCTGCTGGAACTCGCCAAGCGCCAAACGTCCGATCCCAAACGCATGCGGGCCGTTCGCGGCATGGAACGAGGCGAAGTCCTCCGACATCTGCCGAAGATCGGCGCCTGTGTCGATCGTGCGATGGCTCTGCCTGACGAGGAACTGCCGAAAACCGAACGTCGCAGCAGCCGGCCGCAGCTCAACTTGCTCGGTCAGTTTCTCAGCACCGCGCTGGGCAGCATCTGCCGTTCGGCCCAAGTCGCGCCGAACCTGGCCGGCACCGCGCAAGACGTCCGCGATCTAATCGCTTATCGCCTGGAACTCGGCGGTTTCGAGCCCGGCGAAATCCCCCTGCTCGCCACTGGCTGGCGGGCCCAAGTCGTCGGCAGCGTCATCGATGACCTGCTCCGCGGCAACCTCGCCATCCGCATCGCCGACCCGCTCGATCATGAACCGCTGGTCTTTGAGAAGTGCGAACCGGCGGAGTAG
- a CDS encoding Gfo/Idh/MocA family protein, translating to MKLRVGIVGLGDAWESRHRHALRALSDRFEIRAICCEVAHLAEQAAKDFRAEEMDGFRALCARSDIDVVMILSPAWYGTLPILAACDHGKSVYCGAALDIDSPEEASMLKKRVEEAGIAFMAEFPRRLAPATLRLKELIATRLGKPRLIFCHRRSSVEPAGANRKPMRHCPTMGREMIEQVDWCRYVAGLEPTSVVGIRHSLTGQPDGDDYQMMSLDFSPHGQVGAGPVAQISCGRYFPSSWPEAVSFRTPAALQVCCERGMAFIDLPSSLTWFDEAGRHLESLDSERPVGEHLLMQFYRSVTSLLRKVNDLEDAYRALSVVIAARESYYLGKRMVLPNFVEEAK from the coding sequence ATGAAACTTCGAGTCGGGATTGTCGGGCTGGGTGACGCGTGGGAAAGCCGGCATCGGCATGCCCTGCGGGCTCTCTCCGATCGCTTCGAAATCCGTGCCATCTGCTGCGAAGTGGCCCATCTCGCCGAGCAGGCCGCGAAGGACTTTCGCGCCGAGGAAATGGACGGCTTTCGGGCTCTGTGCGCTCGCAGCGACATCGATGTGGTGATGATTCTGTCGCCGGCCTGGTATGGCACGCTGCCGATTCTCGCGGCTTGCGATCATGGCAAAAGCGTCTACTGCGGCGCGGCCCTCGATATCGATTCGCCCGAAGAAGCGTCGATGCTCAAGAAGCGGGTCGAAGAAGCCGGCATCGCCTTCATGGCCGAGTTTCCGCGGCGGCTGGCACCGGCCACGCTGCGACTCAAAGAACTCATCGCCACGCGGCTCGGCAAACCGAGACTCATCTTCTGTCATCGTCGGTCGTCGGTCGAACCCGCCGGCGCCAATCGCAAGCCGATGCGGCATTGCCCAACGATGGGGCGCGAGATGATCGAACAAGTCGACTGGTGCCGTTATGTCGCCGGCCTCGAGCCAACCTCGGTCGTCGGCATTCGTCACAGCCTGACCGGTCAGCCGGATGGCGATGACTATCAGATGATGAGCCTCGACTTCTCGCCGCACGGCCAAGTGGGCGCCGGGCCAGTCGCGCAAATCAGTTGTGGCCGTTACTTTCCCTCTTCCTGGCCCGAAGCCGTTTCGTTCCGCACGCCGGCCGCCTTGCAGGTGTGCTGTGAGCGAGGCATGGCGTTTATCGATTTGCCATCGAGTCTGACCTGGTTCGACGAAGCCGGCCGGCACCTGGAATCGCTCGATAGCGAACGTCCGGTTGGCGAACACCTGCTGATGCAGTTTTATCGCAGTGTGACGAGTTTGCTGCGGAAGGTGAATGATCTGGAAGACGCCTACCGCGCGCTGTCGGTCGTGATCGCTGCGCGGGAGAGTTATTATTTGGGCAAACGAATGGTGCTGCCCAATTTCGTCGAAGAAGCCAAGTAA